A genome region from Maridesulfovibrio salexigens DSM 2638 includes the following:
- the ybaK gene encoding Cys-tRNA(Pro) deacylase — protein MTPAINIAKKNKIKFKVHEYEHDPSAEAYGKEAAEKLGVDPERVFKTLVAGSGKDLFVAVVPVMKMLDLKSLAKAVKVKKIAMADVKLVERTTGYVVGGVSPLGQKKLLPTVIDSSAEGFETIYVSGGKRGLDIELSPHDLAGLLRGSFAELAR, from the coding sequence ATGACACCTGCAATTAATATAGCTAAGAAAAATAAAATAAAGTTTAAAGTCCACGAATATGAACATGATCCTTCTGCCGAGGCTTACGGCAAGGAAGCAGCGGAAAAGCTGGGCGTTGATCCTGAACGGGTTTTCAAGACGCTGGTAGCCGGAAGTGGGAAAGATCTTTTTGTCGCAGTAGTTCCGGTTATGAAAATGCTCGATCTGAAATCGCTCGCAAAGGCCGTGAAGGTTAAGAAAATAGCTATGGCTGACGTAAAGCTGGTTGAACGGACTACCGGATATGTGGTTGGCGGGGTAAGTCCGCTGGGTCAGAAAAAGCTTTTGCCCACCGTAATTGATTCATCAGCAGAAGGCTTTGAAACCATCTACGTCAGTGGTGGCAAGCGCGGCTTGGATATCGAGCTTAGCCCGCATGATCTTGCTGGTTTACTGCGCGGTTCATTTGCCGAGTTAGCAAGGTAG
- a CDS encoding energy-coupling factor ABC transporter ATP-binding protein, whose protein sequence is MTIEVTNLSFSYESGVEALKDISLTLNQGETVALLGHNGSGKSTLVRHFNGLLHPTSGSVKVNGILTVDEKVSRLAGMVAMLFQNPDDQICKPTVWDEITFGPKYLGYETERIKELGDKFLSSLGLQELKDCNPHDLGFSERKRLVMGSVLAMDTEIVVFDEPTAGLDPREISMLESEIRRLRESGRTVVIISHDMDFVVENCSRAICLENGRKQFDGKVADLFMNNDLLDRCGLLPPQVVQLSNHYGLQLDEISPQGFMDKMLV, encoded by the coding sequence ATGACAATTGAGGTAACGAATCTTTCTTTCAGTTACGAGTCCGGTGTTGAGGCCCTTAAAGATATTTCGCTAACTCTGAATCAGGGCGAAACCGTAGCATTGCTTGGTCATAACGGCTCCGGTAAAAGCACACTGGTGCGTCATTTCAATGGACTTCTGCATCCAACCAGCGGCAGTGTAAAAGTGAATGGCATTTTAACAGTTGATGAGAAAGTTTCCCGGCTGGCGGGAATGGTCGCCATGCTTTTCCAGAATCCCGATGATCAGATCTGCAAGCCAACAGTATGGGACGAAATCACTTTCGGGCCGAAATACTTAGGTTATGAGACTGAGCGTATTAAAGAACTGGGCGATAAATTTTTGTCTTCACTGGGGCTACAGGAATTGAAGGATTGTAATCCGCATGATCTTGGTTTCAGTGAACGAAAACGTCTGGTCATGGGCTCGGTTCTGGCAATGGATACGGAAATAGTGGTTTTTGATGAACCCACTGCCGGACTTGATCCGCGTGAAATTTCGATGCTTGAGAGCGAAATACGAAGGCTCAGGGAGTCAGGACGGACAGTAGTGATCATCAGTCATGATATGGATTTTGTGGTTGAAAATTGTTCAAGGGCCATTTGCCTTGAGAATGGAAGGAAACAGTTCGACGGCAAGGTTGCAGACCTGTTTATGAATAATGATTTGCTTGATCGTTGCGGGCTGTTACCTCCACAGGTTGTGCAGTTGAGTAACCATTATGGTTTGCAATTGGATGAAATCTCCCCGCAGGGTTTCATGGACAAAATGCTGGTCTAA
- a CDS encoding energy-coupling factor ABC transporter ATP-binding protein, with translation MSHIEIKNFTYSYASSASPVLHDLNLKIGSGEFVALIGANNSGKSTLCTALCGAVPQLYHGKFEGNVRVCDKDTSDTPLAELSQFVALVMQHPERQLSGIRFTVAEEVGFSLENRGVDRDEIIERVDKALGLTGLSNLAERSPHHLSGGQLQKVALASALACDTPVLVLDEPTTFLDPLAARQVFEILDGLRSKGKTIVLAEQRLESIAVYADRVIAMHEGRVVLDGPPAEVLVSPLLKGIGLEWTRFSKVSELARKRSCWAEGRALATTFAEVVEGLEVRDDN, from the coding sequence ATGTCGCATATTGAGATTAAAAATTTTACTTACAGCTACGCTTCATCGGCTTCTCCTGTCTTGCATGATCTGAATCTGAAAATCGGCTCAGGGGAGTTCGTAGCCTTGATCGGAGCCAACAACAGCGGCAAATCAACGCTTTGCACCGCCCTGTGCGGAGCCGTCCCTCAGCTTTATCATGGTAAGTTTGAAGGCAATGTGCGTGTTTGCGATAAAGATACTTCTGACACTCCCTTGGCAGAATTGTCCCAATTCGTGGCCTTAGTCATGCAGCATCCCGAACGGCAGCTTTCGGGTATTCGCTTTACTGTTGCCGAGGAAGTCGGTTTCAGCCTTGAAAATCGGGGTGTGGATCGTGATGAGATTATAGAGCGCGTTGATAAAGCATTGGGTTTGACGGGGCTTTCAAATCTTGCCGAACGTTCTCCGCATCATCTTTCCGGAGGACAATTGCAGAAAGTCGCTCTTGCTTCAGCTCTCGCCTGCGATACACCTGTTCTTGTTCTTGATGAACCGACCACCTTTCTTGATCCCTTGGCTGCGCGACAGGTCTTTGAGATTTTGGACGGCTTGCGCAGTAAGGGGAAAACCATAGTCCTCGCCGAGCAGCGTTTGGAAAGTATCGCTGTTTATGCCGATCGGGTTATAGCCATGCACGAGGGTAGGGTCGTTCTGGACGGGCCGCCTGCCGAGGTTCTTGTTTCTCCGTTGCTCAAGGGAATCGGTTTAGAATGGACCCGTTTCAGCAAGGTTTCTGAACTGGCCCGGAAGCGTTCATGTTGGGCAGAAGGGCGGGCGCTGGCAACGACCTTCGCTGAAGTTGTTGAAGGTCTGGAGGTTCGTGATGACAATTGA
- a CDS encoding energy-coupling factor transporter transmembrane component T family protein, whose amino-acid sequence MSNESTSLFNEGESYIHSVHPLSKLAFVLLTGGAVYCAPGGPWPDAVLLLLNVVLSFMAGVAGRVWKFVWRTLLPIALFMIPIHGLLYPGNSSVLVSYHGISVYSEGLAFAATILLQLATVLTASLIFVFNTDPADLITSLIQSGLPSSLAYVCGSPLLMLPAMRARVKTIQDAQRARGLDSEGSFLNRARSIAPLISPLILGAFAEIEQRAIALELRGFSAKGARTSIRVVADSSAQRIVRRLMLLLCVLLLIYKTVLYRYVAY is encoded by the coding sequence TTGTCGAATGAAAGTACTTCCCTTTTCAATGAGGGAGAATCCTATATCCATTCCGTCCACCCCCTGAGCAAGCTTGCATTTGTGCTGCTCACGGGGGGGGCGGTTTATTGTGCTCCGGGCGGTCCTTGGCCTGATGCGGTGTTGCTGCTTTTGAATGTGGTACTGTCATTTATGGCCGGAGTCGCGGGTCGGGTCTGGAAATTTGTCTGGCGTACCCTGCTGCCCATAGCCCTGTTTATGATTCCGATTCATGGGCTGCTTTATCCCGGTAACAGCAGTGTCTTGGTTTCATATCACGGAATTTCTGTTTACTCCGAAGGGTTGGCCTTCGCTGCAACTATCCTGCTGCAATTGGCTACAGTTCTAACCGCCTCGTTAATTTTTGTTTTCAATACTGATCCGGCGGATTTGATCACTTCTTTGATTCAGTCCGGTTTGCCGTCATCACTTGCCTATGTCTGCGGTAGCCCTTTGCTCATGCTCCCGGCTATGCGGGCACGGGTGAAGACTATTCAAGATGCGCAAAGGGCGCGCGGTCTTGATTCTGAAGGGAGTTTTCTAAACAGGGCGCGTTCTATTGCACCATTGATTTCCCCCCTGATTCTTGGTGCTTTTGCCGAGATTGAACAACGGGCCATTGCCCTTGAATTGCGTGGATTCAGCGCAAAGGGAGCGCGAACCTCCATACGGGTGGTAGCTGATTCCTCGGCGCAACGGATTGTCAGACGTTTGATGTTGCTGCTCTGCGTGTTGCTCCTGATCTATAAAACAGTGCTTTATCGTTATGTCGCATATTGA
- a CDS encoding ECF transporter S component, producing the protein MGVSEQIKKDFTTFTWVLIAVAIVINIAVGQLVSLLKLPIFLDSIGTVMVGVLAGPWAGGLAGLITNLIWGVISSPVAAAFAPVAMVIGIAAGVCARMGMFKTWWTAIIAGLIITVFNSVVAVPIRLYMFGGITGSGADFAMAYLLALGRDLFGSVVVTVFTTNVIDKVATAVLVWGIVKSLPARTAARFPALAKA; encoded by the coding sequence ATGGGTGTTAGCGAGCAGATTAAAAAGGATTTTACAACATTTACTTGGGTTCTGATTGCAGTTGCAATCGTCATCAACATTGCTGTAGGTCAGCTTGTCTCTTTGCTTAAGCTGCCGATTTTTCTTGATTCCATCGGGACCGTTATGGTGGGTGTGCTCGCCGGACCATGGGCAGGCGGACTTGCCGGACTTATCACCAACCTGATCTGGGGTGTTATTTCTTCCCCCGTGGCCGCCGCTTTTGCCCCGGTAGCAATGGTTATCGGTATCGCTGCCGGTGTCTGCGCCCGTATGGGTATGTTTAAAACATGGTGGACCGCCATTATCGCCGGTCTGATCATTACTGTTTTCAACTCTGTTGTTGCCGTGCCCATTCGCCTCTACATGTTCGGCGGTATTACCGGAAGCGGTGCTGATTTTGCCATGGCTTACCTGCTTGCATTGGGCCGTGATCTGTTCGGTTCTGTTGTTGTGACCGTGTTCACTACCAATGTTATCGACAAGGTTGCCACTGCCGTGCTGGTCTGGGGAATTGTGAAGAGCCTTCCCGCAAGAACAGCTGCACGTTTTCCTGCGCTGGCAAAGGCATAA